In Mycobacterium branderi, the DNA window TTCGTCGTGGTCGACGGCATGGGCCACGACCTGCCCGAACCGGTGTGGCGCCCGATCGTCGAGACGCTGCAGGAGAACTTCGCGCGCCGAGCCTCTTAGGCCGCGAACGTGCGCGTTTGCACGTCAAAACGCGGCAAAACACGTACAACTGCGCACGCTCGCGGCGAGTGGACCTGGCACATTTGGCACACTGCACTGATGAGTTCCAACAATCATCGCGAGCTCGCCAAGCTTGACCGGGTGCCGTTGCCGGTCGAAGCGGCCCGCATCGGCGCGACGGGTTGGCAGCTCACACGCACCGCCGCCCGCGTCGTCACGAAGCTCCCCGGCCGCGGCCCCTGGCAGCAGAAGGTGATCAAGCAGCTCCCCCAAACCTTCTCCGACCTGGGCCCCACCTACGTCAAGTTCGGGCAGATCATCGCCTCGAGCCCGGGCGCGTTCGGCGAAAACCTGTCGCGGGAATTCCGCGGGCTGCTCGACCGGGTGCCGCCGGCCGACCCGAAAGAGGTGCACAAACTCTTCGTCGAAGAACTCGGCGCGGACCCGAAAGAGCTGTTCGCCAGCTTTGAGGACGAGCCGTTCGCGTCGGCGTCCATCGCCCAGGTGCACTACGCGACCCTGCACAGCGGCGAGGAGGTCGTCGTCAAGATCCAGCGGCCCGGGATTCGCCGCCGGGTCGCCGCCGACCTGCAGATCCTCAAACGCTTCGCCCAAGCCGTCGAACTGGCCAAGCTGGGCCGGCGACTCTCCGCCCAGGACGTCGTCGCCGACTTCTCCGACAACCTCGCCGAGGAGCTGGACTTCCGCCTCGAGGCGCAGTCCATGGAGGCCTGGGTCTCGCACCTGCACCACTCCCCGCTCGGCCGCAACATCCGGGTGCCGCAGGTGTACTGGAACTTCACCACCGAGAAGGTGCTGACGATGGAGCGGGTGCACGGCATTCGCATCGACAACGTCGCCGAGCTCCGCAAGGCCGGGTTCGACGGTGTCGAGCTGGTCAAAGCGCTGATCTTCAGCCTGTTCGAGGGCGGGCTGCGGCACGGCCTGTTCCACGGCGACCTGCACGCCGGCAACCTCTACGTCGACGCTGACGGCAAGATCGTGTTCTTCGACTTCGGGATCATGGGCCGCATCGACCCGCGCACCCGCTGGCTGCTGCGCGAGCTGGTGTACGCGCTGCTGGTCAAAAAGGACCACGCGGCGGCGGGCAAGATCGTGGTCCTGATGGGCGCCGTGGGAACGGTCAAGCCCGAGGCGCAGGCCGCCAAGGACCTGGAGAAGTTCTCCACCCCGCTGACCATGCAGACGCTGGGTGAGATGTCGTACGCGGACATCGGCCGGCAGCTCTCCGCGCTGGCCGACGCCTACGACGTCAAGCTGCCCCGCGAGCTGGTGCTGATCGGCAAGCAGTTCCTCTACGTGGAGCGGTACATGAAGCTGCTGGCGCCGAAATGGCAGATGATGTCCGATCCGCAGCTCACCGGCTACTTCGCCAACTTCATGGTCGAGGTCAGCCGCGAACACCAAAGCGACGTGGAGGTCTAGTGCAGGTCCGCAAAGGCACCGCCCGGTCCGCCGATGTGGACCTCTACTACGAGGACATGGGCGACCCGAACGACCCGGCTGTCCTGCTGATCATGGGCCTGGGCGCGCAGCTGCTGCTGTGGCGCACGGCGTTCTGCGAGAAACTCGTCGCCGAGGGCTACCGCGTCATCCGCTACGACAACCGCGACGTCGGCCTGTCCACCAAGACCGAGCGCGTCAAGTCCGGCCCCAAGCTTCCCCGGATGATCCGGTTCTGGCTGGGCCTGCCCGGCAACGCGCCCTACCGGCTCGAGGACATGGCCGACGACGCCGTCGCCGTCCTCGACCACCTGGGCATCGAGCGCGCCCACGTCGTCGGCGCCTCGATGGGCGGGATGATCGCCCAGATCGTCGCCGCCCGATACAGCGCAAGAACCCGGTCACTGGCGGTGATCTTCTCCAGCAACAACCGCCGCTTCTTGCCGCCGCCGGCGCCGCGCGCGCTCTTCGCCGTCATCCAGGGCCCGCCGCCGAACTCGCCGCGCGACGTCATCGTCGACAACGCCGTGCGGGTCACCCGGATCATCGGTAGCCCCGCCTACCCGGCGCCCGAGCAGCGGATCCGCGAGGAAGCCATCGAAGGCTACGAGCGTAGCTACTTCCCGTGGGGGATCGCCCGGCATTTCAACGCAGTTCTGGCCAGCGGCAGCCTGGTCCGCTACGACCGGCAGATCACCGCGCCCACCGTGGTCATCCACGGCCTGGCCGACAAGCTGATGCGGCCTTCCGGCGGGCGCGCGGTGGCGCGGGCCATCCGCGGCGCGCGCTTGGTGACCTTCGACGGCATGGGCCACGAGCTGCCCGAGCAGCTGTGGGACCCGGTGATCGGCGAGCTCACGAAAACTTTCGCCGAGGGTTGAACCAAAGGCGCGCCGTATTCGTATTCAGTGAGTCAGTACTGATCGATTAGCATCTCTGGCGGGTATAGGGTCGTCGTCCCGCTCGGTCGATGCGGTGACGTGAGACCACCAGAGAGGCGCAACGTTTATGGCGCAAAAACTAAAACCCCATTTCAAAGACGTGCAGGCCCACTACGACCTGTCCGACGAGTTCTTCGCCCTGTTCTTGGACCCCAGTCGCACGTATAGCTGCGCCTACTTCGAGCGTGACGACATGACGCTGGAAGAGGCGCAGCTCGCCAAGATCGACCTGGCGCTGGGCAAGCTGGGGCTGCAGCCCGGGATGACGCTGCTCGACGTCGGCTGCGGCTGGGGCGCCACCATGCGCCGCGCGATCGAAAAATACGACGTCAACGTCGTCGGCCTGACCCTGTCGAAAAACCAGGTCGCCCACGTGCAGAAGACGTTCGACGAGATGGACACCTCACGCAGCCGGCGGGTGCTGCTGCAGGGCTGGGAACAGTGGGACGAGCCCGTCGACCGGATCGTGTCCATCGGCGCCTTCGAGCACTTCGGCCACGAACGCTACGACGACTTCTTCAAGATGGCCCACAACGTCCTGCCCGACGACGGGGTCATGTTGCTACACACCATCACCGGGCTGACCGGGCCGCAGTGCATCGAGCGCGGCGTCCCGCTGACCTTTGAGATGGCCCGCTTCATCAAGTTCATGGTCACCGAGATCTTCCCGGGCGGCCGGTTGCCGTCGATCGAGATGGTCGAGGAGCGCTCCGCCAAGGCCGGATTCACCCTGACCCGCCGCCAGTCGCTGCAGCCGCACTACGCCCGAACCCTCGATTTGTGGGCGGCGGCGCTGGAGGCCAACAAGGACAAAGCCATCGAGATCCAGTCCGAAGAGGTCTACGACCGATACATGCGCTACTTGACCGGCTGCGCCAACGGATTCCGGATCGGCTACATCGACGTCAACCAATTCACCCTGGCAAAGTAGGTGGGGAACACCAAGCGCGCCCTCCAAGCCGGGTATTGTGCTTTCACCAGTCGAAGATGTGCGGCAGGAAGGGCGACGAGACACTGATGCCTGACAAGCAGATCAGTCCCGTGAACACGCGGACGCGCTTCGAGGACATCCAGGCGCATTACGACCTGTCCGACGACTTCTTTGCGCTGTTCCAAGACCCCACCCGGACCTACAGCTGCGCCTACTTCGAGCCGCCCGACCTGACCCTCGAGGAAGCCCAGCTCGCCAAGGTCGACCTCAACCTGGACAAGCTGGACCTGCGGCCCGGCATGACGCTGCTGGACATCGGCTGCGGCTGGGGCACCACGCTGAAGCGCGCGGTCGAAAAATACGACGTCAACGTGATCGGCCTGACCCTGTCGAAGAACCAACACGCCCGCGCCCAGCAGGTGCTGGACAGCATCGATACCACTCGCTCGCGGCAGGTGTTGCTGCGCGGCTGGGAGGACTTCAGCGATCCCGTCGACCGGATCGTGTCGATCGAGGCGTTCGAGCACTTCGGCCACGAGAACTACGATCCGTTTTTCAAGAACTGCTTCAACATACTGCCCGACGACGGGCGGATGACCGTGCAGAGCAGCGTGAGCTACCACCCGTACGACCTCAATGCACGGGGCAAGAAGATCACCTTCGAGACGGCGCGATTCATCAAGTTCATCGTCACCGAGATCTTTCCCGGCGGGCGACTGCCGTCCACCGGCATGATGGTGGAGCACGGCGAGAAGGCCGGTTTCATTGTGCCCGAACCGCTTTCGCTGCGTCTGCACTACGTCAAGACGCTGCACCTGTGGGGCGACGCGCTCGAGGCCAACAAGGACAAGGCCATCGAGATCGCCTCCGAAGAGGTCTACGAGCGCTACATGAAGTACCTGCGCGGCTGCGAGCACTACTTCCGCGAGGACATGCTCGACTGCAGCCTGGTCACCTACCTCAAGCCGGGCGCCGTTTAGGTCCCGTGTCGGATTAGCGTCGCCTCGTTCGTCGGACAGGTAGAGAGTGGAGCACAGGGTTCCACTCACTACCGGAGGAGACCACGATGCAGTACTTGGCCCTGTTGATGAGCAAGGAGCGGCAGTACACGCCCGACGAGCAGGCCGCGATGATGACGGCGTTCGAGAACTTCCACGCCAAATCGGCCTCGGCAATCCGGGCGGGTGATGCGTTGACGCCGCAGGCGACCGGGGTGCGCATCAGCGGCGGCCCGGACGCCCCGGTTGTCACCGACGGCCCGTTCGCCGAAGGCGCCGAAGTCGCCTGCGGCTACTACGTGTTCGAAGCTGAGAACCTCGACGAGGCGCTGGCGCTCGCCCGCGACGTCCCGGTCGCTGCGCACGGCGCGATCGAAGTCCGGCCCACCTACCACACGTTCGACCCGGATTGGTCACTCTCCGGCGCGGGGTGGCTGGCGCTCCTCCTCGAGCCGCCGGGATCGGTCAACACACCCGGAACGCCCGAGTGGGAGGCCGAGGCGGCCCGACACGGCGAATTCGCTGCCAGCGCAGGCGATCACATCGTCGGCGGAGCCGCGCTGCATGAGCCGGCGACGGCGACGACGGTTCGGGTCCGCGACGGCGAGGTGCTGTTGACCGACGGTCCGTTCCCGGAAAGCGCCGAGATCGCCACCGGCTTCTACCTGCTTTCGGCCGCCGACCGCGACGAGGCCGTCAAGCTGGCGTCGATGATTCCCGCCTCGACCGTGGAGCTGCGCCAGCTGGCGGGAGTCTCCCACCTGTAGCGCATGGCCAACCTGGACGGCGTCTTCCGGCAGGAATGGGGCCCGACCGTGGCGGCGCTGGCCCGCTGGTCGGGCGACCTGACCGTCGCCGAAGACGCCGTCCAGGAAGCCTGCGCCGAGGCGCTGCGGGCCTGGCCCCGCGACGGCATGCCCGACAACCCGGGCGCCTGGCTGCTGACGGTGGCGCGCAACCGCGCCCGCGATCGGCTGCGCCGCGAATCCATCCGTCCCGGAAAAGAATTGGCTGCAGTGATGGACGAGATCGTGGCACGCACCGACCGCGCCGAACCTCACCCGGTTCGCGACGACGAGCTGCGGATGATGTTCACCTGCGCCCACCCTGCACTCGACCGGGTCTCGCAGCTGGCGCTGACGCTGCGGCTGGTGTCGGGGCTCACCGTCGCGGAGATCGCCCGCGCGCTCCTGCAGACCGAGGCCGCGGTCGGTCAGCGAATCACCCGCGCCAAGAACAAGGTTCGGCACGCCAACATTCCGCTGCGGGTGCCGCCGGCCGAGCTGCTGCCCCAGCGGGTGCCGCATGTGCTGGGCTGCATCTACTCGGTGTTCACCGAAGGATACTGGTCGACGGCGGGACCGTCGGCGATCCGTGACGAGCTGTGCGACGAGGGCGTCCGGCTGGCCGGCGAGCTGTGTGAGCTGATGCCTTCGGAGCGCGAAGCCCAAGCACTGGCAGCCCTTGTGCTGCTTCATGATTCGCGGCGGTCCACTCGCGTCGACGCTGCCGGGGCGCTGGTCCCGCTGGACGAGCAGGACCGCAGCCGGTGGGATCGCGGCCGCATTGCCCGCGGCCTGGACCGGCTGCGGCGGGCGGAGGGATCGAGCGGGCCGTATCTGCCTCAGGCGGTGATCGCGGCCGTGCATGCGACGGCGCCGAGCTGGGAGCAGACCGACTGGACGACGATCTGCACCGCCTACGACCGGCTGCTGGCCATCGCCGACTCGCCGGTAACACGTGCGAATCGTGCTCTGGCCGTGGGCTTTCGCGACGGCTATGCTGCCGGCTTGGCCGCGCTGGACGCCGTGGCCGACGACCCGCGGCTGGCCCGAAGCGCGCTGGTGCCGTCGATCCGCGCGGATCTGTTGCGCCGTGACGGCCGGCCCGCCGAGGCGGCTACCTGGTATCGAAAGGCGTTGACCTACACCGGCTCCGAGCCGGCCCGGGCGTTCCTACAGCGCCGCATCGCCGAACTTTCTGCCCCGAGTGTGAACCTCACGACGCGACACGCCGGCCGGCCGTCGCCGGATTCACACTCGGCAGAGACTACTCAACAGTGAAGTTGCGGGTGATCGACGGGTCGACCGGAATGCCCGGTCCGGTGGTCGTCGAGACGGTGACCTTCTTCAGGTAGCGCCCCTTCGACGACGAGGGCTTGAGCCGCAGCACCTCGTCGATCGCCGCGCCGTAGTTCTCCGCCAGCTTCTTCTCGTCGAACGACGCCTTGCCGATGACGAAGTGCAGGTTGGCCTGCTTGTCCACCCGGAAGTTGATCTTGCCGCCCTTGATGTCGGAAACGGCCTTGGCGACGTCGGGGGTGACGGTGCCGGTCTTCGGGTTGGGCATCAGGCCACGCGGCCCGAGCACGCGGGCGATCCGACCGACCTTTGCCATCTGATCCGGCGTGGCGATCGCGGCGTCGAAGTCCAGGAAACCGCCCTGGATCTTCTCGATCAGGTCGTCGCTGCCGACGATGTCGGCGCCGGCGGCCTCGGCCTCCGCCGCCTTGTCGCCCACCGCGAACACCGCCACTCGGGCGGTCTTACCGGTGCCGTTCGGCAGGTTGACGGTGCCGCGGACCATCTGGTCCGCCTTGCGCGGGTCGACGCCCAGCCGGATGGCCACCTCGACCGTCGCGTCCTGCTTGGTCGACGACGTCTCCTTGGCCAGCTTGGCCGCCTCCAGCGGCGTGTACAGCCGCGACCGGTCCACCTTCTCGGCGGCGGCGCGATATGCCTTGCTGTTCTTGCTCATTGGATTTCCTATCTGTGGTTGTTAAAGCGGGCCGAAGCTAGCCCTCCCACTCGGTCGAATTACTCGACCGTGATACCCATCGATCGGGCGGTGCCGGCGATGATCTTGGCGCCGGCCTCGATGTCGTTGGCGTTCAGGTCGGCCTTCTTGGTCTCGGCGATCTCGCGGACCTGGTCCCAGGTGACCTTGGCGACCTTGTTCTTGTGCGGCTCGGAGGAGCCCTTGCCCACACCCGCGGCCTTCAAAAGCAGCTTGGCGGCCGGCGGCGTCTTCAGCGCGAACGTGAAGCTGCGGTCCTCGTAGACCGTGATCTCCACCGGGATCACGTTGCCGCGCTGGTTTTCCGTCGCCGCGTTGTAGGCCTTGCAGAACTCCATGATGTTGACGCCGTGCTGGCCGAGCGCCGGACCGACCGGCGGCGCGGGGTTGGCCTGCCCGGCCTCGATCTGGAGCTTGATCAGCCCGACGACCTTCTTCTTCGGGGCCATGAGGTGAAGGGTCCTTTCGTGTTAGATCTTGGAGACCTGGTTAAAGGTCAGTTCGACAGGTGTTTCGCGGCCGAAGATGGACACCAGCACCTTGAGCTTCTGTTGTTCGGCGTTGACCTCGCTGATCGAGGCCGGCAGCGTAGCGAACGGCCCGTCCATGACGGTGACCGATTCGCCGACTTCGTAGTCGACCTCGACCGGAGCCCGTTCCAGCCCGCCCTCGGCCGGAGCGGCCGCGGCCGCCGCACCCTTGGCGGGTTTCTTCGCCGCGCCCTGCGGCAGCAGGAACTTCACCACGTCGTCCAGCGACAGCGGCGACGGGCGCGACGTGGCTCCGACGAATCCGGTCACGCCCGGGGTGTTGCGCACCGCGGCCCACGACTCGTCGGTCAGGTCCATGCGCACCAGGATGTAGCCCGGCAGCACCTTGCGGTTGACCTGCTTGCGCTGGCCGTTCTTGATCTCGGTGACCTCTTCGGTGGGCACTTCCACCTGGAAGATGTAGTCGCCGACATCCAGGTTCTGCACACGGGTCTCGAGGTTGGCTTTGACCTTGTTCTCGTAGCCGGCGTAGGAGTGGATGACGTACCAGTCGCCGGGCTTGGTGCGCAGCTCCGCTTTCAGCGCAGCGGCGGGGTCGACCTCTTCGGCCGGCTCTTCAGGGGCAGCGGCCTCCGGGCTGGTCTCCTCTACGTCGACCGTTTCACCCGTGGGCGTATCGCCCTCGAAGGTAGTCACGGGTTCAGTCCTTCCTATAACTTCTGCTCGCTCAGCGATTGCCGAACGCGAGCATCACCAGCTTGGCCAGGCCGAAGTCGGTCAGCCCGATCAGCGCCACCATGAAAACCAGGAACGCCAGCACCACCGAGGTGTAGGTGATCATCTGCTTGCGGTTCGGCCAGATCACCTTGCGCAGCTCGGCGACGACCTGCTTCAGGTAGTTGTAGACGTAGACGAACGGGTTGGGGCCTCGCGACTCCCCGGCCTTCTTGGCCTTCTTCGCCTTCTTGGTCTTGTCGGCCTCGTCCCCGGTGAGCTCGATCGCCCCCGAGGTCTCCTCGGCCTCCGCACGCTGACGGGACCGCTTGCCGGTGGGGCGTTGCGGTCGCGTCACCACAGCCGTCCGCCCGCCGCGCTGTCCCTCGGTCTCGTTGGCGTCGGCTGCGTCGGCAACGTCGCGCTCGTCGCTCACCGCATGCTCCTTAAGTTCGACTAGGTGGTCGCCTTCCAGTGTCCACCATCTCCGGCTCCCTCAGCAGGGGCGACAGGACTTGAACCTGCAACCTGCGGTTTTGGAGACCGCTGCTCTGCCAATTGAGCTACGCCCCTTCGCCGGTTGGCAGGCCAACCCGCACGGGGCTTCACATGACGCGCGCATCCGCCTGGTCAAAGCCCGAAAGCGTGCTGATGATGGGAAAACCCCGAGGTCCGAGTGTACATCGGCGCCGCGGCTAGGTACTAATCACGCGGTCCTGACGACCTGCCCGGACTCCATGTCCCACTTGAGCGCAACCGAGTCGGTGGCCTCGGTGCCCATCATCGTGGTGTAGGCCTCCAACACCACCTCGCCGGCGTCGTTGGTACAGATGTTCCTGGTGACCACGATGTCGGCGCCGAACCGCTCGTCGACGGACTGGATCTCCATCCGGGCGTGCAGCACCTCGCCGTCCAGAATCGGCTTGTGATAGATGAACTTCTGGTCGACCTGGACAATGTTCATCGTCTCGTACCCGGTATCGACGCTGCGCATGAAGTCGCTCTGGACCAGCTTGGCGAAGATCGTCGCGAACGTCAGCGGCGCGACCAGTCCGCCATAGCCCAGTTCGGCGGCCGCCTTGTCGTCCAGGCAGGCCGGGTCGTCGGCCTTGATCGCTTTAGCGAATTCCCGGATCTTCTCTCGACTGACCACGTAGGTGTCGGGATACTCCCACACCATGCCGCGGATGTCGGTCTTGATCGCCATGACTAGGCCAACTTCGCTGACGCGATCGCGCGGCCGAAGATCTTCTTGCCGCCGGTAGTGGCCGTCAACGCGATCGTCACCGTCTTGCTGTCGGGATCGAGCGACTTCACCTTGCCGCCGAACACGATCTCGGCGCCCTTGCCGTCGTTGGGCACCGGCACCACGGCGGTGAACCGCACGTTGTACTCGGTCACCGCCCCGGGGTCGCCGACCCATGAGGTGACGTAGCCGCCGCCCAGGCCCATGGTCAGCATGCCGTGCGCAATAGCGGTGTCCAGACCCACCGCCTTGGCGATCTCGTCGTCCCAGTGAATCGGGTTGAGGTCGCCCGAGACGCCGGCATAGTTCACCAGATCCTGGCGGGTCAGCGGGTAGACCTTCTCGGGAAGCTGGTCACCCACCTTGACCGAATCGAACTCACGCAGTGGCATCGCTGAAACCCTCTTCTCCTTCGCCGGCACGACCCGCCAGGGTCGTGTAGGTCTCCTGTACTACTTCGCCTGCTTCGTTGGTGACGATGTTCTTGGTCACGATGATGTCGGTGCCGTGCGCCCGTCGCACCGAGTCCACGTGCACGTCGCAGTAGAGCTTGTCGCCGACCCGGATCGGTTTCAGGAACTTCAGCACCTGGTCGACCTGCACGATCTGCGCGTCGTTGGTCGCGATGTTGGCGTGCTCGAAGAATGCCGCCTGCGCGGTGTAGCCGAACACCGAGATGAACGTCAGTGGCGCCACCAGGCCGTCGTAGCCGAGTTCCAGGGCCGCCTTTTCCTCGAAGAACGCCGGGTGGTCGTTTTTGACGGCGACTGCGTACTCCCGGATCTTCTCCCGCTCGACTTCGTAATGGTCGGGGTAGCGGTAGTGCTTCCCGACGATCTTGTCGCCCAAGGACACTGCTGCCAGAACCTAACGGGTTTCGCGGTGCGCCTGATGCTTGCCGCAGTTGGGGCAGAATTTCTTCAGCTCCAGCCGGTCGGGGTCGTTGCGGCGGTTCTTCTTGGTGATGTAGTTGCGGTGCTTGCACACCTCGCACGCCAAAGTGATCTTCGGCCGTACGTCGGTACTGGAGGCCACGTCAGTTCTCTTTCAGGAGTCTCGATGTTGTCTTGTAGCGATGGCCGGACTCGAACCGGCGACCTAACGATTATGAGTCGTTCGCTCTA includes these proteins:
- a CDS encoding ABC1 kinase family protein, whose amino-acid sequence is MSSNNHRELAKLDRVPLPVEAARIGATGWQLTRTAARVVTKLPGRGPWQQKVIKQLPQTFSDLGPTYVKFGQIIASSPGAFGENLSREFRGLLDRVPPADPKEVHKLFVEELGADPKELFASFEDEPFASASIAQVHYATLHSGEEVVVKIQRPGIRRRVAADLQILKRFAQAVELAKLGRRLSAQDVVADFSDNLAEELDFRLEAQSMEAWVSHLHHSPLGRNIRVPQVYWNFTTEKVLTMERVHGIRIDNVAELRKAGFDGVELVKALIFSLFEGGLRHGLFHGDLHAGNLYVDADGKIVFFDFGIMGRIDPRTRWLLRELVYALLVKKDHAAAGKIVVLMGAVGTVKPEAQAAKDLEKFSTPLTMQTLGEMSYADIGRQLSALADAYDVKLPRELVLIGKQFLYVERYMKLLAPKWQMMSDPQLTGYFANFMVEVSREHQSDVEV
- a CDS encoding alpha/beta fold hydrolase, yielding MQVRKGTARSADVDLYYEDMGDPNDPAVLLIMGLGAQLLLWRTAFCEKLVAEGYRVIRYDNRDVGLSTKTERVKSGPKLPRMIRFWLGLPGNAPYRLEDMADDAVAVLDHLGIERAHVVGASMGGMIAQIVAARYSARTRSLAVIFSSNNRRFLPPPAPRALFAVIQGPPPNSPRDVIVDNAVRVTRIIGSPAYPAPEQRIREEAIEGYERSYFPWGIARHFNAVLASGSLVRYDRQITAPTVVIHGLADKLMRPSGGRAVARAIRGARLVTFDGMGHELPEQLWDPVIGELTKTFAEG
- a CDS encoding cyclopropane mycolic acid synthase family methyltransferase, coding for MAQKLKPHFKDVQAHYDLSDEFFALFLDPSRTYSCAYFERDDMTLEEAQLAKIDLALGKLGLQPGMTLLDVGCGWGATMRRAIEKYDVNVVGLTLSKNQVAHVQKTFDEMDTSRSRRVLLQGWEQWDEPVDRIVSIGAFEHFGHERYDDFFKMAHNVLPDDGVMLLHTITGLTGPQCIERGVPLTFEMARFIKFMVTEIFPGGRLPSIEMVEERSAKAGFTLTRRQSLQPHYARTLDLWAAALEANKDKAIEIQSEEVYDRYMRYLTGCANGFRIGYIDVNQFTLAK
- the mmaA4 gene encoding hydroxymycolate synthase MmaA4 — protein: MCGRKGDETLMPDKQISPVNTRTRFEDIQAHYDLSDDFFALFQDPTRTYSCAYFEPPDLTLEEAQLAKVDLNLDKLDLRPGMTLLDIGCGWGTTLKRAVEKYDVNVIGLTLSKNQHARAQQVLDSIDTTRSRQVLLRGWEDFSDPVDRIVSIEAFEHFGHENYDPFFKNCFNILPDDGRMTVQSSVSYHPYDLNARGKKITFETARFIKFIVTEIFPGGRLPSTGMMVEHGEKAGFIVPEPLSLRLHYVKTLHLWGDALEANKDKAIEIASEEVYERYMKYLRGCEHYFREDMLDCSLVTYLKPGAV
- a CDS encoding YciI family protein translates to MQYLALLMSKERQYTPDEQAAMMTAFENFHAKSASAIRAGDALTPQATGVRISGGPDAPVVTDGPFAEGAEVACGYYVFEAENLDEALALARDVPVAAHGAIEVRPTYHTFDPDWSLSGAGWLALLLEPPGSVNTPGTPEWEAEAARHGEFAASAGDHIVGGAALHEPATATTVRVRDGEVLLTDGPFPESAEIATGFYLLSAADRDEAVKLASMIPASTVELRQLAGVSHL
- a CDS encoding RNA polymerase sigma factor; its protein translation is MANLDGVFRQEWGPTVAALARWSGDLTVAEDAVQEACAEALRAWPRDGMPDNPGAWLLTVARNRARDRLRRESIRPGKELAAVMDEIVARTDRAEPHPVRDDELRMMFTCAHPALDRVSQLALTLRLVSGLTVAEIARALLQTEAAVGQRITRAKNKVRHANIPLRVPPAELLPQRVPHVLGCIYSVFTEGYWSTAGPSAIRDELCDEGVRLAGELCELMPSEREAQALAALVLLHDSRRSTRVDAAGALVPLDEQDRSRWDRGRIARGLDRLRRAEGSSGPYLPQAVIAAVHATAPSWEQTDWTTICTAYDRLLAIADSPVTRANRALAVGFRDGYAAGLAALDAVADDPRLARSALVPSIRADLLRRDGRPAEAATWYRKALTYTGSEPARAFLQRRIAELSAPSVNLTTRHAGRPSPDSHSAETTQQ
- the rplA gene encoding 50S ribosomal protein L1, producing the protein MSKNSKAYRAAAEKVDRSRLYTPLEAAKLAKETSSTKQDATVEVAIRLGVDPRKADQMVRGTVNLPNGTGKTARVAVFAVGDKAAEAEAAGADIVGSDDLIEKIQGGFLDFDAAIATPDQMAKVGRIARVLGPRGLMPNPKTGTVTPDVAKAVSDIKGGKINFRVDKQANLHFVIGKASFDEKKLAENYGAAIDEVLRLKPSSSKGRYLKKVTVSTTTGPGIPVDPSITRNFTVE
- the rplK gene encoding 50S ribosomal protein L11 — encoded protein: MAPKKKVVGLIKLQIEAGQANPAPPVGPALGQHGVNIMEFCKAYNAATENQRGNVIPVEITVYEDRSFTFALKTPPAAKLLLKAAGVGKGSSEPHKNKVAKVTWDQVREIAETKKADLNANDIEAGAKIIAGTARSMGITVE
- the nusG gene encoding transcription termination/antitermination protein NusG, coding for MTTFEGDTPTGETVDVEETSPEAAAPEEPAEEVDPAAALKAELRTKPGDWYVIHSYAGYENKVKANLETRVQNLDVGDYIFQVEVPTEEVTEIKNGQRKQVNRKVLPGYILVRMDLTDESWAAVRNTPGVTGFVGATSRPSPLSLDDVVKFLLPQGAAKKPAKGAAAAAAPAEGGLERAPVEVDYEVGESVTVMDGPFATLPASISEVNAEQQKLKVLVSIFGRETPVELTFNQVSKI
- the secE gene encoding preprotein translocase subunit SecE, producing MSDERDVADAADANETEGQRGGRTAVVTRPQRPTGKRSRQRAEAEETSGAIELTGDEADKTKKAKKAKKAGESRGPNPFVYVYNYLKQVVAELRKVIWPNRKQMITYTSVVLAFLVFMVALIGLTDFGLAKLVMLAFGNR
- the hadC gene encoding (3R)-hydroxyacyl-ACP dehydratase subunit HadC; the encoded protein is MAIKTDIRGMVWEYPDTYVVSREKIREFAKAIKADDPACLDDKAAAELGYGGLVAPLTFATIFAKLVQSDFMRSVDTGYETMNIVQVDQKFIYHKPILDGEVLHARMEIQSVDERFGADIVVTRNICTNDAGEVVLEAYTTMMGTEATDSVALKWDMESGQVVRTA
- the hadB gene encoding (3R)-hydroxyacyl-ACP dehydratase subunit HadB, which codes for MPLREFDSVKVGDQLPEKVYPLTRQDLVNYAGVSGDLNPIHWDDEIAKAVGLDTAIAHGMLTMGLGGGYVTSWVGDPGAVTEYNVRFTAVVPVPNDGKGAEIVFGGKVKSLDPDSKTVTIALTATTGGKKIFGRAIASAKLA
- the hadA gene encoding (3R)-hydroxyacyl-ACP dehydratase subunit HadA — its product is MSLGDKIVGKHYRYPDHYEVEREKIREYAVAVKNDHPAFFEEKAALELGYDGLVAPLTFISVFGYTAQAAFFEHANIATNDAQIVQVDQVLKFLKPIRVGDKLYCDVHVDSVRRAHGTDIIVTKNIVTNEAGEVVQETYTTLAGRAGEGEEGFSDATA
- the rpmG gene encoding 50S ribosomal protein L33; its protein translation is MASSTDVRPKITLACEVCKHRNYITKKNRRNDPDRLELKKFCPNCGKHQAHRETR